A region from the Enterobacter roggenkampii genome encodes:
- a CDS encoding restriction endonuclease subunit S: MEQVLYKLPDGWEWKRIEEVFTITSGKNLTKKDMADEGKFSVYGGNGIAGRYNDFNLSGSNIIIGRVGALCGNVRLVNGDIWVTDNAFFIKEYKVDILKEYLAQVLSALNLGETANKAAQPVISYKGIKDLVIPYPPLDEQKRIVEKLDALLNRIDTAIEHLQESVTLADALSKNGLSEIFESLKDRYEVVPLSSVVKINSGIALPKLFKNGFSDGDIPFFKVAQMNNHHETMVAPEITFNETVAKEHKIKLFPKGSTLIPKRGGAILTNKKRMLLEDASYDSNIMGLKADESKISDEYLFAFMRTIDLANFVDASTIPQVNNKHIDQMQIPLASIEEQADVVSRVNLLVKKVETMNSEIQRQLDDLQALKSSILDSAFKGEL; the protein is encoded by the coding sequence ATGGAGCAGGTTTTATACAAATTGCCGGATGGGTGGGAGTGGAAACGTATTGAAGAAGTTTTCACAATCACTAGCGGAAAGAACCTCACTAAAAAAGATATGGCCGATGAGGGAAAATTTTCGGTATATGGCGGTAATGGAATAGCTGGTAGATATAATGATTTCAACCTGAGTGGTTCGAACATCATTATTGGTCGGGTCGGCGCACTTTGCGGTAATGTTCGCTTGGTCAATGGTGATATATGGGTTACGGATAACGCGTTTTTCATTAAAGAATATAAGGTAGATATATTGAAGGAGTATCTCGCACAGGTACTCTCAGCGTTGAACCTTGGGGAAACGGCAAACAAGGCTGCTCAACCTGTAATCTCGTACAAAGGAATAAAAGATTTAGTCATTCCTTACCCACCATTGGATGAACAAAAACGCATTGTCGAAAAACTCGACGCACTGCTCAACCGCATCGACACCGCCATCGAGCATTTGCAGGAAAGCGTCACATTGGCTGATGCGCTGTCAAAAAACGGGCTGTCAGAAATATTCGAGAGCCTAAAAGATCGTTATGAGGTCGTACCCCTATCATCTGTCGTAAAAATTAATAGTGGCATTGCGTTACCGAAACTTTTTAAAAACGGTTTCAGCGATGGTGACATTCCATTTTTCAAAGTGGCACAAATGAACAACCACCATGAAACTATGGTTGCACCAGAGATAACATTTAATGAAACCGTTGCCAAAGAACACAAAATAAAGCTATTTCCTAAGGGCAGCACTCTGATTCCCAAAAGAGGTGGGGCAATCCTAACCAATAAAAAGAGAATGCTACTTGAGGATGCGTCATATGACAGCAACATCATGGGGTTAAAAGCTGACGAATCTAAAATTTCCGACGAGTACCTCTTCGCCTTCATGCGGACAATAGATTTAGCAAATTTCGTCGACGCAAGTACGATCCCGCAAGTTAACAACAAACACATTGATCAAATGCAAATCCCTCTGGCAAGTATCGAGGAACAGGCTGACGTGGTTAGCCGCGTAAACTTGTTGGTTAAAAAAGTCGAAACAATGAATTCTGAAATTCAAAGACAACTGGATGATTTGCAAGCTTTGAAAAGTTCAATTCTCGATTCCGCCTTTAAAGGCGAGCTCTAA
- a CDS encoding virulence RhuM family protein, whose product MTDNIPQAPHGEFVLFTSADGQTRVECRFESDTLWLSQAAMAELYDKDVRTINEHLINIYNEGELVQNATIRKFRIVRLEGTRQVSREIDHYNLDAILSVGYRVRSQRGTQFRQWATQVLKEYLIKGFAMDDERLKNPPVGHSAVPDYFDEMLERIRDIRASERRVYLRVKEIFTMAADYEPSNQETNRFFQTIQNKLHYACTHMTAAELIASRVDASKPDMGLTSYKSDEVRKTDVTVAKNYLREDEIKELNRIVNMWLDFAEDQALRRKQVFLKDWADKLDQFLSFNDRDVLSGAGKISKKDADDKAKLEFDLFAQQRRRLKEAEGARANIAALKAILKKDK is encoded by the coding sequence ATGACAGATAATATCCCCCAAGCTCCTCATGGTGAGTTTGTTCTTTTCACCAGTGCTGACGGTCAAACCCGCGTTGAGTGTCGTTTTGAGTCTGACACGTTGTGGCTTTCTCAGGCTGCAATGGCTGAGCTTTATGATAAAGACGTTCGCACAATCAATGAGCATCTAATCAATATCTACAACGAGGGTGAACTTGTACAAAACGCAACCATCCGGAAATTCCGGATAGTTCGATTGGAAGGTACTCGCCAAGTATCTCGCGAGATCGACCACTACAATCTCGATGCCATTCTGTCTGTTGGCTACAGAGTTCGTTCGCAACGTGGAACACAGTTCCGCCAATGGGCAACGCAAGTCCTGAAAGAATACCTGATTAAGGGATTTGCCATGGATGACGAGCGCCTCAAAAATCCACCCGTTGGTCACTCTGCGGTGCCTGACTACTTTGACGAGATGCTGGAACGCATTCGCGATATCCGAGCCAGTGAGCGTCGCGTTTATCTGCGGGTGAAAGAAATCTTTACCATGGCTGCTGATTACGAGCCATCTAACCAAGAGACCAACCGCTTCTTCCAAACCATTCAGAACAAACTGCATTATGCTTGTACGCATATGACGGCTGCTGAGCTTATCGCCAGCCGTGTGGATGCCAGTAAGCCGGATATGGGCTTAACCAGCTATAAAAGCGATGAAGTTCGCAAGACTGACGTTACTGTTGCCAAGAACTATTTGCGTGAAGACGAAATCAAAGAGCTTAATCGCATCGTCAATATGTGGCTCGACTTTGCCGAAGACCAAGCACTGCGTCGCAAACAGGTATTCTTAAAGGACTGGGCCGATAAGCTTGACCAGTTTTTAAGTTTTAATGATCGGGACGTACTAAGCGGAGCTGGAAAAATCTCCAAGAAAGACGCTGATGATAAAGCGAAATTGGAGTTTGACCTCTTTGCCCAGCAGCGCCGTCGTTTAAAAGAAGCCGAAGGCGCGCGGGCTAATATTGCAGCACTCAAGGCCATACTCAAAAAAGATAAATAG
- the mobI gene encoding conjugative transfer protein MobI(A/C) — translation MTKNYSFLEQQIVAFGAALNGGNQPQSEYIKALSKSFKALETQINIWETFIANSTNVNKDDAMLFSLSVSEQYLHYTHKSTEIEQLRYYYIAQRIADLYWKHNRDHRGKDSPGYPGHFGCRVRLREMKLEIFWVYNEFKPKKNSDKYQVISHYLPREGNYRYPQSTFTRAQDWEKPVITAVEDAFSIIRSANSNLMRVRQLCRWNDTNLFKMTGDIDDFKMDNPL, via the coding sequence ATGACCAAAAATTATTCATTTTTAGAACAACAAATTGTTGCATTTGGTGCAGCATTAAATGGGGGAAATCAACCGCAATCTGAGTACATAAAAGCCTTATCAAAATCATTTAAAGCACTAGAAACACAAATTAATATTTGGGAAACCTTTATTGCCAATAGCACAAACGTTAATAAAGACGATGCTATGCTTTTTTCATTATCAGTGTCAGAGCAATATCTACACTACACCCATAAATCGACCGAAATAGAGCAACTGCGCTACTACTACATAGCCCAGCGAATAGCCGATCTCTATTGGAAGCACAATCGAGACCATAGAGGGAAAGACTCACCTGGGTATCCTGGCCACTTTGGTTGCCGTGTTAGGCTGCGAGAGATGAAATTGGAAATTTTCTGGGTTTATAATGAGTTTAAGCCTAAAAAGAATTCTGACAAATACCAGGTGATCAGCCATTACCTCCCCCGTGAGGGCAATTATCGCTATCCACAAAGCACCTTTACCCGAGCACAAGATTGGGAAAAACCGGTGATTACTGCTGTTGAAGATGCTTTCTCAATAATCCGCAGCGCCAACTCAAATCTAATGCGGGTTAGACAACTGTGCCGTTGGAATGACACCAATCTATTCAAAATGACAGGCGATATCGACGATTTTAAGATGGATAATCCTTTATAG
- a CDS encoding helix-turn-helix transcriptional regulator translates to MNQVTSTTDERLLTYREVCSLTQISPATLRRYVQSGKFPSPIKLNAHGRSVRFRHSEVLAWMQCL, encoded by the coding sequence ATGAATCAAGTTACATCCACCACTGACGAAAGACTACTCACATATCGAGAGGTGTGTTCTCTAACTCAAATATCACCTGCAACACTGCGACGTTATGTCCAAAGTGGAAAATTTCCTTCACCAATAAAACTCAATGCTCATGGCCGATCAGTCCGTTTCCGACACAGCGAGGTATTGGCTTGGATGCAATGTTTGTAG
- a CDS encoding DUF927 domain-containing protein — protein sequence MFVGGKMQLELRNNGLFRIQDGEERKISDPICVLFRVRSDDRIRSSGVLCEWLNLDGCSVQEVFLMKILNGSQSMLIRERLLDSGFWIETGIDTWKLIQQYLVQESRKASTATIVERAGWHREVFVTPSWISGRSDEPYLYLSPRVAPNFQQKGSLDDWRQEVGRFCRGNPYLIFAIGCALAGPLLKPAGLENGGIHIVSNSADGKTALLQVCASVCGGSDFMKSWSGTANGIAAVASEHHDLVLPLDEIGMVKAEDIDTCLYQIFNGAGKLRADKTGKLAESEHWRVLVLSSGEKWLSEIFESLGRSPMAGQEVRLIELPVIGQHGVLNDLHSFSTPQKAIDHLKSASARTYGSLLRSFIELITTDVVDLNQYVPKELQRIVDSWLLPDSSSQVQRVTRRFALILVALQLASRNFLVNWSEDESEQAVHSLYRVWLGSRGHLMNLEEYSLLQKIGGVLAKWDKRLAKEGDVYRPTSIGYRRFIDGEELWLIHKDEFLKGLNLPTHYMRDVELLFRRQCLESNERSRGTYKLKMSGRYYRFFALWPDRVRQAMLKMEQVDDE from the coding sequence ATGTTTGTAGGTGGAAAAATGCAGCTTGAACTACGTAATAATGGTTTATTCCGCATACAGGATGGTGAAGAACGGAAAATTTCCGATCCAATTTGCGTTCTTTTTAGAGTGCGTAGTGATGACCGAATTCGGAGTAGTGGCGTGTTGTGCGAGTGGCTCAATCTGGATGGCTGTTCTGTCCAGGAGGTATTTTTGATGAAGATATTGAATGGTAGCCAGTCTATGTTAATTCGAGAGCGGTTATTAGACAGCGGTTTTTGGATAGAAACTGGCATCGATACGTGGAAACTGATTCAACAATATTTAGTTCAAGAATCGCGCAAAGCGAGTACTGCAACCATAGTGGAAAGGGCTGGTTGGCATCGTGAGGTATTTGTTACGCCCAGTTGGATTTCTGGTAGGAGTGATGAACCGTATCTATATCTATCTCCGCGTGTTGCCCCAAATTTTCAGCAAAAAGGATCTTTGGACGATTGGCGACAAGAAGTCGGGCGTTTTTGTCGTGGTAACCCATATTTAATTTTCGCTATTGGCTGTGCCCTTGCAGGACCACTGTTAAAACCCGCCGGTTTGGAGAATGGCGGTATTCATATTGTTTCCAATTCTGCTGATGGTAAAACCGCACTTCTCCAAGTGTGTGCAAGTGTCTGTGGTGGTTCTGACTTCATGAAAAGTTGGAGTGGCACTGCCAATGGTATTGCTGCTGTCGCAAGTGAACATCACGACCTAGTTTTACCGCTTGATGAAATTGGCATGGTCAAAGCGGAAGATATCGATACCTGTTTGTATCAAATTTTTAATGGTGCTGGGAAATTGCGGGCAGATAAAACCGGCAAGCTTGCTGAATCTGAGCATTGGCGTGTGCTGGTATTAAGTTCAGGTGAAAAGTGGCTCTCAGAGATATTTGAAAGTTTGGGTCGTAGCCCGATGGCCGGGCAAGAAGTTCGTTTGATTGAACTTCCGGTAATTGGTCAGCATGGGGTGCTGAATGATCTTCACAGCTTTTCCACACCTCAAAAGGCCATTGATCATCTGAAGTCTGCAAGTGCGAGAACGTACGGATCATTGCTGAGATCATTCATCGAATTGATCACGACTGATGTAGTGGATCTTAATCAATACGTGCCAAAGGAATTACAGCGCATTGTTGATAGCTGGCTACTGCCGGATTCATCCTCACAGGTGCAGCGAGTCACCCGGCGTTTTGCGCTGATTTTAGTGGCCTTGCAGCTTGCCTCTCGTAACTTTCTGGTTAATTGGAGTGAGGACGAATCAGAGCAAGCAGTGCACAGCTTATATCGGGTTTGGTTGGGAAGTCGCGGTCATTTAATGAATCTTGAGGAATATAGCTTACTACAAAAGATTGGCGGTGTTCTCGCTAAGTGGGACAAACGACTTGCTAAAGAAGGCGATGTATATAGGCCAACAAGCATAGGATATCGACGGTTTATCGATGGTGAGGAGCTTTGGCTCATCCACAAAGATGAATTTTTGAAAGGCTTAAATTTGCCAACTCATTATATGCGTGATGTTGAGCTGCTCTTCCGCCGTCAATGTCTTGAAAGTAATGAACGTAGCCGTGGTACCTATAAGCTAAAGATGAGCGGTCGCTACTATCGTTTTTTTGCCCTTTGGCCTGACAGGGTGAGGCAAGCAATGCTGAAGATGGAGCAAGTCGATGATGAATAA
- a CDS encoding helix-turn-helix transcriptional regulator — MTEKEMLQRMLMDMSLLKKLITDHIKNEQRPDTTKEILTVEECAELTGLKKSTLYRLTHERKIPFFKPNGNRVFFRRADILAWLQSNRVASSNEIDKAAADHLVANRKLYGRRY; from the coding sequence ATGACTGAAAAAGAGATGCTTCAGCGCATGCTGATGGATATGTCGCTGCTTAAAAAACTGATTACCGATCATATTAAAAACGAGCAACGTCCTGACACGACAAAGGAAATCCTCACCGTCGAGGAATGCGCTGAGCTGACGGGGTTAAAGAAGAGCACTTTGTACCGGTTGACTCACGAACGCAAGATCCCATTTTTCAAACCTAATGGCAATCGGGTGTTCTTCAGGCGAGCAGATATCTTGGCTTGGTTGCAGAGTAATCGTGTGGCTTCTTCTAATGAGATTGATAAAGCCGCTGCTGATCATCTAGTGGCTAACCGAAAATTGTATGGCCGGAGATATTAG
- a CDS encoding site-specific integrase, producing MKISIHKRDPDKNGLRAIRLVYYYGSKTSEDGSRAQKRSYETLNLFLYAKPKNVVEREHNKTTLQKAEAIRAKRLLEMESAKHGLDDRTKLNASFFDYFDQATASKASCSKSNYSIWVSAGIHLHRYHGHAELTFEQVDKYFLEGFRHYLQHEAMTKSDTGLSRNTACSYFNKIRAALNQAQRDRIIRDNPVEQVKSIKAERTQRTYLTLDEVKALTKAECRYDVLRRAFLFSCTTGLRWSDIHKLVWSEIELFAQGHYRIIFSQIKIKNSGNGLQYLDLPDSAVRLLNLENRGKPTERVFKGLRYDSYSNVALVQWAIRAGITKHVTFHAGRHTFAVNQLARGLDIYSLSRLLGHSELRTTEIYADILETRRTEAMRTFPDIFDESSD from the coding sequence ATGAAAATCAGCATACATAAACGAGATCCAGATAAAAATGGCCTGCGAGCTATCAGGCTTGTTTACTATTATGGATCAAAGACCTCGGAAGACGGCTCAAGAGCTCAAAAACGCTCATACGAGACGTTAAATCTGTTCCTCTACGCCAAGCCCAAAAACGTAGTTGAGCGCGAGCACAACAAAACCACATTGCAAAAAGCCGAAGCGATTCGTGCCAAGCGTCTACTGGAAATGGAATCAGCCAAACACGGCTTAGATGATCGCACTAAACTCAATGCCAGCTTCTTTGACTACTTCGATCAAGCAACAGCAAGTAAAGCATCCTGTAGTAAATCCAATTACTCAATTTGGGTTTCAGCGGGCATCCATCTCCACCGATACCACGGCCACGCAGAACTCACTTTTGAACAGGTAGATAAATACTTTTTGGAAGGGTTCCGCCATTACCTACAGCATGAGGCAATGACAAAATCAGATACCGGCCTCTCTAGGAATACCGCCTGTAGCTACTTCAATAAAATTCGGGCAGCACTCAACCAAGCACAACGAGACCGAATCATCAGAGATAACCCTGTTGAACAAGTCAAATCCATCAAAGCAGAGAGGACTCAGCGCACTTATCTCACTCTGGATGAGGTAAAGGCCCTTACTAAGGCAGAATGCCGTTACGATGTGCTACGAAGAGCATTTCTGTTTTCCTGCACTACTGGTCTACGCTGGTCAGACATACATAAACTGGTATGGAGTGAAATTGAACTGTTTGCTCAAGGGCACTACCGAATCATCTTTTCCCAGATAAAGATCAAAAACTCGGGCAATGGCCTGCAATATCTCGACTTACCGGATTCAGCAGTGCGTTTGCTCAACTTGGAAAACAGGGGAAAACCGACAGAACGGGTTTTTAAGGGCTTACGTTACGACAGCTATAGCAACGTCGCGCTAGTGCAGTGGGCTATACGTGCCGGGATCACCAAACACGTGACCTTTCATGCAGGCCGCCACACCTTTGCAGTAAACCAACTGGCCCGAGGCCTGGACATCTATTCCCTTTCCAGATTACTTGGCCACAGCGAACTCAGAACGACAGAAATTTACGCAGACATTCTGGAAACCCGCCGCACAGAGGCCATGCGGACCTTTCCAGATATCTTCGATGAGTCATCAGACTAA